The Mycolicibacterium mageritense genome contains a region encoding:
- a CDS encoding TetR/AcrR family transcriptional regulator produces MSGAAQNRQGAATRLRLVKAAERLFATHGVDAVSVRAVNAAAGLGVASVHYHFGSKDELLRAVLMDVGAPVRDEISANVAALAAQPRVPSSEALVRAVTEPYLKLLLRHRVRGMRWIKIIAQISQEDHPVLLAAEQRLPDELFAQVQRVFPDSDPVRLELRWAISIMNFIQALSRADEWSRSGSRLAEPELRAFYEDLVSFVVGGVDRLLGS; encoded by the coding sequence GTGTCCGGGGCAGCCCAGAATCGGCAGGGCGCGGCCACGCGGCTGCGCCTGGTGAAGGCGGCCGAGCGGCTGTTCGCCACGCACGGCGTCGACGCCGTTTCGGTGCGGGCGGTCAACGCGGCGGCGGGTCTGGGCGTCGCGTCCGTGCACTACCACTTCGGGTCGAAGGACGAGCTGCTGCGCGCGGTCCTGATGGACGTCGGCGCACCGGTGCGCGACGAGATCTCGGCCAACGTGGCGGCGCTGGCGGCCCAACCCCGCGTGCCGAGTTCCGAGGCGCTGGTCCGTGCGGTCACCGAGCCGTACCTCAAACTGCTGCTGCGCCATCGGGTCCGGGGTATGCGCTGGATCAAGATCATCGCGCAGATCTCGCAGGAGGACCACCCGGTGCTGTTGGCTGCCGAACAACGTCTGCCCGACGAGTTGTTCGCGCAGGTGCAGCGAGTGTTTCCCGATTCCGATCCGGTCCGGCTGGAATTGCGATGGGCCATCTCGATCATGAACTTCATCCAGGCGCTGAGCCGGGCCGACGAATGGAGCCGCTCCGGTTCGCGCCTGGCTGAACCGGAGCTGCGGGCGTTCTACGAAGACCTCGTGAGTTTCGTCGTCGGCGGGGTCGACCGACTGCTCGGTTCCTGA
- a CDS encoding LLM class flavin-dependent oxidoreductase, whose translation MWTPASIKFGAFLAPYHPLTADPALQLRRDIDLMEHLDHLGFDEAWMGEHHSTGAEIVPAPDVFIAAAAERTRRIRFGTGVLSLPYHHPLVTADRITQLDLQTRGRLIVGTGPGKIPLDAHMMGIDPIDQRRMQGEALEAVLRLLRGEVVTMQTDWFTLRDARAQLPTYDPAGIEVATASTISPNGSVLAGTHGLSLLSLAASSPSGFEVLDRNWGVYEKVSAEHGHRADRSMWRVVNPMFLAETRADAERAVSRRIHAIAEYVNRQQGIEPDWAQTPGGIIEQWRTDTLGEFGQVVIGTPEDAIAQIERLIEKTGGFGTLLILHVDMANWEDTVRSYELFASEVIPYFKNRNAGRRASLQFAEDHRDHLIGGLVGAITKAHNDYYGQPVGA comes from the coding sequence ATGTGGACTCCCGCCTCGATCAAGTTCGGCGCGTTCCTGGCGCCCTACCACCCGCTCACCGCCGACCCCGCGCTCCAGCTGCGCCGTGACATCGACCTGATGGAGCACCTGGACCACCTGGGTTTCGACGAGGCCTGGATGGGGGAGCACCACTCCACCGGAGCCGAGATCGTCCCGGCGCCAGACGTGTTCATCGCTGCGGCGGCCGAACGCACCCGACGCATCCGGTTCGGCACCGGCGTGCTGTCGCTGCCCTATCACCACCCGCTCGTCACGGCCGACCGCATCACGCAACTCGACCTGCAGACCCGGGGCCGGCTGATCGTCGGCACCGGTCCGGGAAAGATCCCGCTCGACGCGCACATGATGGGCATCGACCCGATCGACCAGCGCCGGATGCAGGGCGAGGCGCTCGAGGCGGTGCTGCGACTGCTGCGCGGCGAGGTCGTCACCATGCAGACCGACTGGTTCACGCTGCGTGACGCCCGGGCACAGCTGCCCACCTACGATCCGGCGGGCATCGAGGTCGCGACCGCGTCGACGATTTCGCCCAACGGTTCGGTGCTCGCGGGCACGCACGGGCTGTCGTTGCTGTCGCTCGCGGCGAGTTCGCCGAGCGGATTCGAGGTGCTCGACCGCAACTGGGGTGTGTACGAAAAGGTTTCGGCCGAACACGGACACCGCGCCGACCGGTCGATGTGGCGCGTGGTCAATCCGATGTTCCTCGCCGAGACGCGGGCCGACGCCGAGCGGGCGGTCAGCCGCCGGATCCACGCGATCGCCGAATACGTCAACCGGCAGCAGGGCATCGAACCGGACTGGGCGCAAACACCCGGCGGCATCATCGAGCAGTGGCGCACCGACACTCTCGGTGAGTTCGGCCAGGTCGTCATCGGCACGCCCGAGGACGCGATCGCCCAGATCGAGCGGCTCATCGAAAAGACCGGCGGATTCGGCACGCTGCTGATCCTGCACGTGGACATGGCCAACTGGGAGGACACGGTGCGCAGTTACGAGCTGTTCGCATCAGAAGTCATCCCGTACTTCAAGAACCGCAACGCGGGCCGCCGGGCCAGCCTGCAGTTCGCCGAGGACCACCGCGACCATCTCATCGGCGGGCTGGTCGGCGCGATCACCAAGGCCCACAACGACTACTACGGCCAACCGGTGGGGGCGTGA
- a CDS encoding alcohol dehydrogenase catalytic domain-containing protein, whose amino-acid sequence MRAAEYLDGRFTVTDVAEPPATGAGQLRIEVAACGICGSDLSMSKDPCRFVSVAAGAGFPLAVFDHTRPVVLGHEYAGTVVECGSGVTDFAVGDRVAGIGVATEEATGIPTIIGYSNAYHGAFGEFIVVDAFWVRKVPDGLSLEHATLAEPLHVGEMHVQQSGLTAADTALVIGCGSIGLGTVLAAKAHGAHTVIAVEPSPKRRELAAKMGADIVVDPAEQDPVALWNTMGAEGRIGGGILIAYECSGRVGTLNSLTHTLPFGSRIQVVASPFGEETIIPVVAQFRQIAINFGHGPYHEAYETVLRRLADGEIDAEAIITGRVGLDGLTAAFEALRNPEEHVKILVLPGA is encoded by the coding sequence ATGCGCGCAGCGGAATACCTCGACGGCCGGTTCACCGTCACCGACGTCGCCGAGCCGCCCGCGACCGGCGCGGGCCAGCTGCGCATCGAGGTCGCCGCGTGCGGCATCTGCGGTAGCGACCTGAGCATGTCGAAGGATCCGTGCCGGTTCGTGTCGGTTGCGGCCGGCGCGGGATTCCCGCTCGCGGTGTTCGACCACACCCGGCCGGTCGTTCTCGGTCACGAGTACGCCGGCACCGTGGTCGAATGTGGCTCCGGGGTCACTGATTTCGCGGTAGGCGACCGGGTCGCCGGAATCGGGGTAGCGACCGAGGAGGCCACCGGGATCCCGACGATCATCGGCTACTCCAACGCATACCACGGTGCGTTCGGGGAATTCATCGTCGTCGACGCGTTCTGGGTGCGCAAGGTGCCCGACGGCCTGTCGCTGGAGCACGCGACCCTCGCCGAACCGCTGCACGTCGGTGAGATGCACGTGCAGCAGTCCGGGCTCACCGCGGCCGACACCGCACTCGTCATCGGTTGCGGTTCCATCGGATTGGGTACAGTCCTGGCGGCCAAGGCGCACGGTGCGCACACCGTCATCGCGGTGGAACCGTCGCCCAAGCGGCGTGAATTGGCCGCCAAGATGGGCGCCGACATCGTCGTCGACCCGGCCGAACAGGATCCGGTCGCGCTGTGGAACACGATGGGGGCCGAGGGGCGGATCGGCGGCGGAATCCTGATCGCCTACGAATGCAGCGGCCGGGTCGGCACGCTCAATTCGCTGACCCACACGCTGCCGTTCGGATCCCGGATCCAGGTCGTGGCATCACCGTTCGGGGAGGAGACGATCATCCCGGTGGTGGCGCAGTTCCGCCAGATCGCCATCAACTTCGGCCACGGCCCATATCACGAGGCCTACGAAACCGTGCTGCGGCGCCTCGCCGACGGCGAGATCGACGCCGAGGCCATCATCACCGGCCGGGTCGGATTGGACGGTCTGACAGCCGCATTCGAGGCGCTGCGCAATCCAGAGGAGCACGTCAAGATCCTGGTGCTGCCGGGGGCGTGA
- a CDS encoding glucose 1-dehydrogenase, whose amino-acid sequence MADAKLMDLSGKVAIVTGAARGQGEAEARLFAALGARVVLTDLLVEEGQRVAESIGPAARFVRHDVGDENHWRSVVDTAIAEFGRIDVLVNNAAICSVVPLGEQTVDGFERMLRVNLVGAFLGIKAVAESMKGTGGGSIVNISSQAGMQGLAGYTAYGASKWGLRGMSKVAAIELGPFGIRVNTVYPGMIDTPMIAHLDVHRGPGGHPGAPLTRVGTPEEVADVVAFLASDASSYITGADLTVDGGASAGRIPVTPVSAN is encoded by the coding sequence ATGGCTGACGCGAAGCTTATGGACCTGTCCGGCAAGGTCGCGATCGTGACGGGCGCCGCACGGGGGCAGGGTGAAGCCGAGGCACGGTTGTTCGCCGCGCTGGGCGCCCGGGTGGTGCTGACCGACCTCCTCGTCGAGGAGGGACAGCGCGTGGCCGAATCGATCGGTCCGGCGGCCCGTTTCGTCCGGCACGACGTCGGCGACGAGAACCACTGGCGGTCGGTCGTGGACACCGCGATCGCCGAATTCGGCCGGATCGACGTGCTGGTGAACAATGCCGCGATCTGCAGCGTGGTGCCACTCGGCGAACAGACCGTCGACGGGTTCGAGCGCATGCTCCGGGTCAATCTCGTGGGCGCGTTCCTCGGCATCAAGGCGGTCGCCGAATCCATGAAGGGCACCGGTGGCGGCTCGATCGTCAACATCTCGTCGCAGGCCGGCATGCAGGGGCTCGCGGGTTACACCGCGTACGGCGCCTCCAAGTGGGGGCTGCGCGGCATGTCGAAGGTCGCGGCAATCGAGCTGGGACCGTTCGGCATTCGCGTCAACACCGTCTATCCCGGCATGATCGACACACCGATGATCGCCCACCTCGACGTCCACCGCGGCCCCGGCGGGCATCCGGGCGCTCCGCTGACGCGGGTCGGCACGCCCGAAGAGGTCGCCGACGTCGTGGCCTTCCTGGCCTCGGATGCCTCGTCGTACATCACGGGCGCCGATCTGACCGTCGACGGTGGCGCGAGTGCGGGCCGGATCCCGGTGACGCCGGTATCGGCCAACTGA
- a CDS encoding SDR family NAD(P)-dependent oxidoreductase, whose translation MELRNTRALVTGASRGLGKSIAEVLARRGADVALVARDAESLNLLAKEIDGKAYPTDLTDPAAVEALLDRVEADGPVDVVVNNAGIDRVGRFPDASAADVRNLLQVNLAAPMELCRQAMPRLVARGRGHIVNVSSYGAIAQGPGVTLYATSKAGLSHFTAGIRAELRGTPVGTTLVQLGEVKTDMIDHIRAYPPARKTIERFERLRMLPSAALEHEEVALAIADAIERNKRHVVMPRQIVAMAKVTEFPRRVSEILLTGIDQNEK comes from the coding sequence ATGGAGCTGAGGAACACGCGCGCGCTGGTCACCGGCGCGAGCCGTGGATTGGGCAAGAGCATCGCCGAGGTGCTCGCACGCCGCGGCGCCGACGTGGCACTGGTGGCGCGTGACGCCGAGTCGCTCAACCTGCTGGCCAAGGAGATCGACGGCAAGGCCTACCCCACCGACCTGACCGACCCGGCCGCTGTGGAAGCCCTGCTGGATCGCGTCGAGGCAGACGGGCCGGTCGACGTCGTGGTCAACAACGCAGGCATCGATCGTGTGGGCCGCTTCCCCGATGCGAGTGCTGCCGACGTGCGAAACCTTTTGCAGGTCAACCTCGCCGCCCCCATGGAGCTGTGCCGCCAGGCCATGCCCAGGCTCGTGGCCCGCGGCCGCGGCCACATCGTCAACGTGTCGTCGTACGGCGCGATCGCACAGGGCCCCGGCGTCACGCTGTACGCCACGTCGAAGGCCGGGCTGAGCCACTTCACGGCAGGCATCCGCGCCGAGCTGCGCGGTACGCCCGTGGGTACCACGCTCGTACAGCTCGGTGAGGTGAAAACCGACATGATCGACCACATCCGCGCATACCCTCCCGCCCGCAAGACCATCGAGCGGTTCGAACGCCTGCGCATGCTGCCGTCGGCCGCGCTGGAGCACGAAGAGGTCGCGCTGGCGATCGCCGACGCGATCGAACGCAACAAACGCCACGTCGTGATGCCACGCCAGATCGTGGCCATGGCCAAGGTGACCGAGTTCCCCCGCCGCGTGTCGGAGATCCTGCTCACCGGCATCGACCAGAACGAGAAGTAG